From the genome of Rana temporaria chromosome 8, aRanTem1.1, whole genome shotgun sequence:
ATCACCAGGCTACCCTATTAAGCGAAGGGAAACGTGAGGATACATCTAGGTCCTTCCAGGAATCCAAAGCCCCTTTGACTTCCCGTCCGTCCAGGCTGTATACTtgcctttctgtaattttcctttcctggtgcctacccatggcaacATACACCCTCCCTTTCTTGTTTCTTTAAATGTTTGAGTCTAGTTACAAGAATGGTGTATGGGGGGACTGACTTTCTTTTATAGTTGCAATAGGTCCTGTGGGTTGATTGAGGGTGGAGTTACAACCatgggtatgctgccatgggtaggcaccaggaaaggaaaattacggaaaggcaaGTATACAATTTTCCCGTTTTATCTGTCAGTGGTTATAATGTTATGGCCGATTGGTGTAGGTTCTCTGTACTAAACACAACATGTCAGGCAAAGACGATTAACCATCATCAAATCATCCTAAAATCATACCTGAGCAATGGCATCCTTGAGTCGATTATATTCTAAAACatcaaaattttcttttttggcCGCTTTATGGAAAAAATGTAAGAACTGTCTATCACTGGCATCTGCATACATATATtcctacaaagaaaaaaaatatttaaagtttttGCATTCATGCTACATATAACAATGTACTATGTGGTTTCTGTTAACttcccaataaaatatttttttattttccctgtaCAGGGAACAGTGTCAGTGAGCATGATTTATGCCAGTACATGAGCTGgttatatttaaaggggttgtaaaggtattttttttttaaacaaacatgttatacttacctccattgtgcagctagttttgcacagagtggctcgaacctgttcttctggggtcccttggcggcggtctctgctctgccccgcaagaactaacccccttcatgcaaGGTCTCTCCCTtaggggttagttcttgcaggcTCGCTCACGTGATACAGCTGGCGGCCATAGCcgcagactgtatcactcggccccacccccggcaTGCCgcttcattggatgtgattgacagcagtgccggggggggggggggggttcttggtTCCACTAatcctcagatgttttttcaccttaatgcattgaatgcattaaggtgaaaaaacgtgtgcctttacaacccctttaaaggtggAATACTTTTCAAACACAGGCTTGTTTTTCTTCTGCTCTGAAATATATTCGATAAGAATACATATTAGAACAGAACTATGCTCTGCTATTAACACAAATATGTGCTGCAGCACTTAATTAAAAGCACATAGAAACGGTTTTCTTTTAGCCCCCTGAAAAGTCTACAAACACATTATTGATCCTGCCAGTGAAATAGACTTAATGCAGCTTCCTGTGACCAATATAGCAAGGTTGTCatatgcaagtatgcatatgACAACCTTGCTATATTGTTCACGTGTATatcataatataaatatatatataatttttttttccccatctctaTCCTTTGGGGGGTTGTCTTACCCTTTGTGGGTGGTTTTCTTTTTTGTCCCATGATACTTCACATGAGGCATGTACTAAATATCTGTATGGATATTCTATGAAAATATACTGTCTTACCTGTATCAATATTTAATGAATTTGTAATTCTGATGATCATGTTTGTATGTTTAGGATTCTTTCCTTATAGAACCGTTTTTAAAGTCCTGTGATTGAACACTTCGTATGTATTAAACGTTGGCGGTCCTGAAGAAACGCATGATATGCAAAACGCGTTGACCTTCGCCAAAGTCTTAATGCGTCGGTTACTGTAATGTATTTTGTTGTTCGCAATATGTGCTTTTtagattgtaataaataaaagaCCAAATCTTTTTCTATAAATTTTTGTATCCATTTTTCCATAGTGACTATAGACTTATATGTAAAGTCCCAAACCCTACTTTTCTGTGCTTTTCAAATAGGTTACCGGGATGATACATCTATGTCACCCTCATTAGTTGAATGAAATTCCATTCCACAAACCCCATACTCTCTCGATATCACCCTTTGTCCATTACATGGTAACTGCATTTGGTATATTTTTAGATGGCCATCCAGGAGTCTTTAGTTGCACTTTACCAGACAACATCTGCACTAGAAACCGATTCCATTAACTGCACAGTATTTATTAGAGCTCCAGCTCTAGTCAAAGGTTTTTTAATGCTTACCCTGCCTGTTAGAATATAATAGGCACATCCTGCTATGCCTGTGCCGTAAGTGACAAAGTATGTGACTGGCTCCATGATATCCCAGGAGTATTCCCACCACGTCAAACGAGCAAAGACTCCAAATTGTACAGACATATACGCCAACATTCCCCACTGAGCCCATCTTGTCTTCTTTGCTGCTCGTCGAGCGATCTGAAACCGAACCTACaattggcaaaaaaattaaaaataaattgttatatttttGTCTACAATGTGTAGGCTGTTCgtgattttttttgtatggacAGGGCTGAACATGCAAACTTCAGTCACATGCATCTGATGCATCTTTGCAAGTGAAAAATACACACGTTGCATTTTAAACCCATCTgaactgcttaaaaaaaaaaattcagaaacaaGAAACACCAATATGCACAAGTGGGTCCAGGACAAGTTCCTTTAGCACCAAAGGCAAAAGGGCCAGCGTGCAAGCCCCAAACATGACCTGCCATCTACTGTAGCAGCACAGATTGCAAGTCCTACCCTTTGTATGTCTCCCTCCTGCAGTCAATACACTGATGCAGCAGAGCACCACAATgaacatggtgtgtactgcattaAAGTCATGTCCGATTTTCAGGGCCCATTTACTCCATTTGCAGTGCATTGTCCCGATAGACACCCCAAAGTGCTACAAATTGCATACAACTTATTTTTTCAACAGTGAAATACCATGCACTGTGACGTGTCACAGCAGTCGCATAATGCTGGTGTGGTGAGATGCCATTCAAAATGAGCACTCAAGGTGGGAGTCATTAGAGCGGcaatcgagggggggggggggttatttattgACTACTTTATGTCTGGTGTCTTTATGTCAAGCATTGGCTTACTTGCTGGCTGGGGCATAGATATTCAGAAATACCTCTTACTTCACTGTGGGATGTTCTCTGTGTGACAATGGCAGATGATTGACAAAAACACTGTGCGATCAAGAGCCATCGTCACCTTACAATGAACGAACAGGTATTGTTGAATAGCAGTGACTCAGCTAGTGAGAGAGTTCTAGTCAGAAAGGTAAACGAATGCTTGACCCTCCCAGTAGATAAAGTGATGGCTAAATCCCCATATACTGTTCTAACAACTCCCCTAGAATGCCAATTTTGAATGCAATTGTGGCATTTGATGCAATGTACCCGCTGTAGCACAAGAGGAAAGTTAATGTTCAGCAGATACAAATCAGTCTCACCCGCAGATACCCCAAACACTGCACAGCATCAAGCACTCCTCCCAAGGTGCTCAGCACCAAAGGCCCGACAAAGCCTCTCACACGACATGCAGCTTGCGCTCCAGAACAGTGTACAGGCTTTTCTGGCTGTCTGTTGGGCACTCCTGCTATAGTGGAAATCACTGTAAGCGTTTAGATTTTTACGTTTTAAAACTGCCCAGGAGTACCAGAGTACAGATTTTTAGTCTACCTGTTCAAGAGGATCCAGCTGCTCTCGAAGGACCTCTAGGCGACGACAAAGTTCTTGTTCCTTGTCGAGCTGGTGTTCTTCAACTCGCATAGAGCTGTACAACTGCTGTACAAGGGTCTTCAAGTCATTCATTGTTGTTGCATCTTCATGGCTTAAAAGGTCTGAACATGTAGGAAAACAAGGCAGAAAGCAAAGATTAATATCATATATGTGAAGGAAAAGCAAGCAAAGGTTCATTAAATGTTCAACACCCCATACCTCGTTTTGGCGGTCGCACATCGTAGCTTCTATCATTAATAGTCAATTTAAAATCATCTAATAGAAGAACTTCTATACTTGTGGATGAGGATATACGTTCTCCATCtggaagtgtaaaaaaaaaaaaattataaaaataaactagTAGTAAAATGTTCAGAGCTGTTTTCTTTCCACTTTTAAAAAACCAAATCCAAAATCACATAATTCCCTTAATTCATCAGTATACATCAGACTCTTCTGTTGCCTACATTTACTGGACAATGTATACATTATTACAGATTAATATATTTATTCAGATACAAAAAACACTTATACTTGGCTTGGCTTTTCCTACCAAGAAGTCTGAATAAGGTTTTTGGTATACCCGCATGAAAAACACAATATTTCCCAGGAGATaaatttttcttctttattaGTCCATCTAAAAGTAGTTACAAGAGATCTAAAGTCACCTTGTTAGATTTGTTATTACTGCAAGACCAACTAGAATGCAGCAAGTAGAGTGCACATAGTCCAAGCCAAAAAGGAAAGATTTGAAGCAACAGTAATAGGAATATTCCATCAAATATATGTTAACAAACATGGCCTTTGCTGACTGTCTACCTACAGCCCTTCTGGGTAGTGGCAAACCTAGCAGCACCATGCTGAACATAAAGTAGGTGAGAAGTCACTATGGACAGACATGGTAACAAAAGACcatgttaaaaataaattaaacctTAAACATGGGCAATTtcctaaatctttttttattttcttgagaGACTTGTTTGTATGCATTTACCGGAGAGAAGTGGCCAAAGTTGTACTCTCTATTCTGATGAAGCCAAGATAAGTTGACCAGAACCATCAGCCTAAACACTCTGTACATACAGTAGGTGATCTAAAGAAACAAATACTGTGTGATACTTTAAATAACCAGTGAGTGTGGCATTTGATTAAAGATCTGCAATATACATTTTACAAATACCCAGAAATTATTCTCAAAAGCATTGCTTAATGCCCCTTTGAAATTAGCCCCCTATTAAAGTCTGGAGCACTAAAGATCCTGTAAGAAATCaaagggcaacccccccccccccccatttacccatccaagcaagaaaaaaaaacttttggtgaTGCATGCACTGTGAATATTCTGAAGAATTTTAAGCACCAAGCAAAAAACActtcagagagaaaaaaaactaaGCAGCAGAGCGAGTTGAAGCCAACACAGATACACACACTTACGTACCTATGGAGTAGATTGCCACCCTGTCTATTCCTCGGTCTTCTGCTTGAACCTGCTGCAGGAATACTCCTACTGTATCTGAAATAGGCTTTAGAGTGAATCTGCATTGCTCCTTCCGTGATGGAAGCGTAAAGGTTATCACTGGCAACCCGTTTTGGTAAATCACAGAAACATCTAGTAAGAAACAGAAAGAACAGAAAATCAGCTGGTCTGTTACACCTTCCAATATTTACCCAAAAATGCTAGTGCTGTATCACATTTACCATATTAGGTAGCATAtcaaagactaaggccccgtacacacgtccgaggaactcaacgggcaaaacgcatcgttttgctcttcgagttccttgtgaagccgccgaggatctcggcgagccaagtttccccattgaccaacgaggaaatagagaacatgttctctatttggctcgacgagttcctcgtcggcttccccgGCCAAAAGTGTtcacaccaccgggtttctcggcagaatacggctccgatcgagtttctggctgaattctgctgagaaactcggtcgtgtgtatggggcctcagaatcAGCAAT
Proteins encoded in this window:
- the MCU gene encoding calcium uniporter protein, mitochondrial, which encodes MAAAAGRSLVLLLSRSGGGLAARSPGLGGSRHRPDRTVRQRFPAWPCQRVVFCSTSSPSDDVSVIYQNGLPVITFTLPSRKEQCRFTLKPISDTVGVFLQQVQAEDRGIDRVAIYSIDGERISSSTSIEVLLLDDFKLTINDRSYDVRPPKRDLLSHEDATTMNDLKTLVQQLYSSMRVEEHQLDKEQELCRRLEVLREQLDPLEQVRFQIARRAAKKTRWAQWGMLAYMSVQFGVFARLTWWEYSWDIMEPVTYFVTYGTGIAGCAYYILTGREYMYADASDRQFLHFFHKAAKKENFDVLEYNRLKDAIAQAELDLKRLRDPLQLHLPIQQIEDAKD